CAGATGAACTCCACGTCGAGGTGCCGGTCGAGGATCCGCACCTCGGCGGCCTCGGGCGGAATCTCCCGCTCCAGGGCGTCGAACTGGGCCCGGCACCGCGCGGCCTCGTCGGGCGTCAGCACGTCCACCACAGGGATGAAGCCGTGCTCGATCCATTGCTCGGACAGGGTCGCCGTCCTCGTCATCGTGCCTCCCATCCGGAGGTTCAGCAGACGCCTACTAGCCTACTTCCCGGTGCAAAAGGGGCCGAGGACGCCCAGTGTTTGCCCGGGGTGGCGCGTTCGGACGTAGCGAGAACGCCCCGATATTGGTTGACGATGACCGTGTCCACGCGCGATGGTGAGCCAGCAGCGCGAGTGCCGATCGGTGCTCGGCGCCGCTGCGCAGCTCACGCGGTGCAGCCCCTGAGGTCGTCCGACCTCATCGGAGGCGCCATGGTCCGGCGCACCTACCCGCAGCGCACCTTGGTCGAGGTCCTGCTCCCGGACGCGGACAAGCTGTGGGATCCCATCCTGCGACAGATCGATCATCTGCTCGAGGACGATGACCTGGTGGATTCCGTCACAGACACGCTGGCGCGGCGCCGCCCATCGAGTGCCCGCCGGGGACGGCTCGGCACGCCCGCCGCAGTGGTCCTGCGCATGCTGGTCTTGAAGCACCTGTACGACTGGAGCTTCGACGAATGCGAACGCGAGGTGCGCGGGAGCCTGGTCTACCGCGCTTTCTGCCGGATTGACGGCGAGCGCGTCCCAGATGCCAAGACCCTGATTCGCCTCACCCACCTGCTCGACAGGCCGGTCCTCAAGCAGCTGTTGGAACGGCTGGTGGCGCTGGGCCACGAGCGGCGGGTGATCCGTGGCCGGCGGCTGCGGGTCGACACGACGGTGGTCGAGACCAATATCCATTACCCGACCGACAGCGCCCTGCTGGCCGATGGGGTTCGGATCCTGACCCGCACGATGAAACGCGTCGCGGCCCGCGGCGCCCCGGGATGGCTCCGGGTGCGCGATCGGGCGCGGAGCGTGGCCCGGCGCGTCTTCGCCATCGCCCAGCAGACCCGGACCGCGACGCTCCGGACCGGGCACGCGGTGCGGGCGGTCAGCCAGGCGCGAATGCGTCGACTCTATCGCGAGCTCCTGCGGATCACCGGCCGCGTGGTCCGGCAAGCCGAGCGGGTCGAGCGCGTGAGCCGTCTGCACGCCAGCGGCCCGCTCGCG
The Candidatus Methylomirabilota bacterium DNA segment above includes these coding regions:
- a CDS encoding ISNCY family transposase: MVRRTYPQRTLVEVLLPDADKLWDPILRQIDHLLEDDDLVDSVTDTLARRRPSSARRGRLGTPAAVVLRMLVLKHLYDWSFDECEREVRGSLVYRAFCRIDGERVPDAKTLIRLTHLLDRPVLKQLLERLVALGHERRVIRGRRLRVDTTVVETNIHYPTDSALLADGVRILTRTMKRVAARGAPGWLRVRDRARSVARRVFAIAQQTRTATLRTGHAVRAVSQARMRRLYRELLRITGRVVRQAERVERVSRLHASGPLAPLRHRLRTTVALVQRVLAQTRARVFRGNTHYRDKVLSLFEPHTEAIRKGKATKLTEFGKLVKIQEAEAQFITDYEVCSTRVPDRTLWEPSLVRHAQLFGHPPRLAVADAAFASHRNDQVARQHGVRCVVLPRQRREARSRRVRAALRWRTGSEGRISALKRRHGLRRCRYRGVVGMERWVGLGVLANNLLVLGRASPGAG